The stretch of DNA AAGAAAATTACACGGCGCAAGCACTGTAAATCCCTTTCCAAATGACACTAAAAAAAGCCGCACAAATCGTAAATTAATAAATAATAATAAAATGTTATGGTGCAATAGAGTGTATCAATCATCCAACTGGCACAGATACTGCTAATGACACATACGCTTATCGCAAAATAATATAAAAGGATTCTTGAAATGGATTTTACTCTTACAGATAGTCAGCAGATGTACGTGGATACAGTCAGCAGGTTTGTCAAGAATCAGATAATACCGCATGTTATGGAATTAGAAAGGAAACACACCTTTCCCTGGGACATTGTTCAGAAGGCTTGGGAACTTGGCATTTTGAATTTGAGCGTCCCGGAATCCATCAAAGGATACGAAATAGATCCTGTATCGACGGCCCTGATTATCAAGGAACTGTCCTACGGTGATACGGGAATTTCAACATCGGCAATGTGCAATGACCTTGCGAATACGGTTATAGCACAGCATGGCACGGACGAACAGAAGGCTGCTTTTTTAGGCCCCTTTGTTGAGAAGCCTATACTGGCCTCCTTCTGTCTGACGGAACCGGGCGCCGGATCTGATAACTCTGCAATGACGACATTTATCAAAAAGGGAGCTGATGGAACGTACCTTCTCAATGGCAGTAAGTGTTTTATTACCAATGCCTCATATGCCTCGCAGTTTACCGTTTTTTGTAAAGTTGGGAAACCGACGGGAAATTTCATGGCCTGTGTGATAGTTCCCGCGTTACCGGTGTTGCCTTCAAACTCAGATCATCATTTAAATGAAGGCAGAGAGATACCTCTGCCAACCGGCGGGAAGATCATTATCGGTAAGCCGGAAGACAAACTTGGACAGCGCTTATCAAACACAGCTGCCGTCACCTTCGAAGATGTTGTTATTAGTGACAATCAGATCATTGGCGATCGGCGATTGGGATTTAAGTACGTCATAGACGTTCTCGATTATGCGCGGCCGATGGTGGCAGCAATTGGTGTCGGTCTTGCCAAGAGGGCGCTGGACATCACCCTCGAATATACAAAAGCGCGTAAGCAATTCGGACAAAGGATTTGTGATCTGCCGGTTGCAAGAGAAACCTTGGTGAAAATGTGGAAAAAAGTGGAATTATCAGAGATGGCGCTGATGAAGGCGGCTTTCATGGTTCAAGAAAGGGCGGAAGAGAGAGGCATTTATGCTTCTCTTGCAAAGAATGTCGCCGCAGAGGCGGCAATTTTCTGTGCTAACGAAGGCCTTCACCTTCATGGCGGATATGGTTTCATGTCGGAATATGAAATTTCGAAGCTGGCAAGGGATGCTCACATCATTGATATTTATGAGGGTGTCCGGGAGGTTCAGAACATGATCATCGGAAGGGAAATTGTGTGATTATGCTTTATCTTCACGGTCTTGGCCATTTTTACCCCGATAATATCATCACCAATCCATTTCTAGAAGAACTGGATATCGGAACATCTGAAGAATGGATTCTGGAGAGAGTCGGTATTCGTACCCGTCGTACCGTTCTTCCTTTAGACTACATAAGGACTACAAAAAACAGAGACCCGCGCGAAGCTCTAGACGCCGGCCTCTATAACAATACTTCGACCGGTACCGCAGCTGCGCGGATGGCGCTCGACCGGGCCGGACTCAAACCGGAAGATATCGGTCTTGTCATCTCCGGCAGTTCCGCCCCCGATAGTCTTTCTCCCGCAGAGGCAACAACCATCGCTGCGGCACTGGGAATAGAGGCTCCCTGTTTTGATCTCAACTCTGCCTGCACCAGTTTTGGTATGCAGATCCATTTCCTCAGTCAGATGAAGCCGGAAGCTTTGCCGCCCTTTACTCTCGTGGTCAATCCGGAAAATCTTACCCGTAGTATAGACTATTCCGACAGAAATACCGCCGTACTATTCGGTGATGGGAGTTCCGCTGCCGTCGTTTCAGCAACCGTCCCATCAAGAGCGGCCTTTATGGCATGTTCGTGTGAATCAAAACCTTCGTCCTGTGATAAGGTCAGTATTCCTCGCATGGGCTACTTTCAACAGGACGGAAACGCTGTACAGGGATTTGCCATCCGAAAAACGACAGAGGCCATTCGTATACTCCAGGATAATTTTTCTGTAAACGGCAACCGCTTTATTTTTGTAGGTCATCAGGCCAACCTGGGGATGCTGAAAACCGTCTGTGAGCGTACCGGCATCCTTGAGCAGAATCACTGGCATACAGTGGCGGATTTCGGCAACACCGGTTGTTCGGGAGCGCCTGCCGTTTTAAGCCAGAACTGGGACGAACTGAATCCCGGCGATCATGTGGCCATCGCCATTGTCGGGGCGGGATTTACATGGGTGCGTATGATGTTGAAGGTGGAAGAAGCATCATGAAGTATACGGAATTCATGGAATGCCAGCATTTCGGTCTGGAAGACCTCCTTGCTTTTTCTTATGGAAGCCTGGTGGACGATCCGCCTGCACATTTTGAAGCCCGGTTACCGGCGCCGCCTTTTCTCATGGCGGACCGTATCCTGTCATGCAAAAGCAACGGAAGACAGGGTTCCATTCTAGCGGAACAGGACATCAAGCTGGACGCATGGTATTTTCAATGCCATATGCCGGGAGATCCGGTCCAACCGGGGTGTCTCTGCGTAGATGCTGTATGGCAATTATTGGGTTTTTACTGTGTCTGGCGGGGTGCATTAGGTGCAGGCAGGGCTCTGGGTTGCGGTGAGGTTACTTTTAACGGTCAAATCCGTCCCTATAATAAATGTGTCCGTTATGAGATTCACATTAAGCGATATGCCCAGTTGAAGGAATCGGGGGCAAGTTTGGCAATCGCAGATGCCAATATTTATGTGGACAATGAAATGATAGCCCAGATTAAAGATGCGCGCACCGGTGT from Deltaproteobacteria bacterium encodes:
- the fabA gene encoding bifunctional 3-hydroxydecanoyl-ACP dehydratase/trans-2-decenoyl-ACP isomerase; its protein translation is MKYTEFMECQHFGLEDLLAFSYGSLVDDPPAHFEARLPAPPFLMADRILSCKSNGRQGSILAEQDIKLDAWYFQCHMPGDPVQPGCLCVDAVWQLLGFYCVWRGALGAGRALGCGEVTFNGQIRPYNKCVRYEIHIKRYAQLKESGASLAIADANIYVDNEMIAQIKDARTGVFQGIIYPDYPKRSANSVGGIMRGGS
- a CDS encoding acyl-CoA dehydrogenase family protein; protein product: MDFTLTDSQQMYVDTVSRFVKNQIIPHVMELERKHTFPWDIVQKAWELGILNLSVPESIKGYEIDPVSTALIIKELSYGDTGISTSAMCNDLANTVIAQHGTDEQKAAFLGPFVEKPILASFCLTEPGAGSDNSAMTTFIKKGADGTYLLNGSKCFITNASYASQFTVFCKVGKPTGNFMACVIVPALPVLPSNSDHHLNEGREIPLPTGGKIIIGKPEDKLGQRLSNTAAVTFEDVVISDNQIIGDRRLGFKYVIDVLDYARPMVAAIGVGLAKRALDITLEYTKARKQFGQRICDLPVARETLVKMWKKVELSEMALMKAAFMVQERAEERGIYASLAKNVAAEAAIFCANEGLHLHGGYGFMSEYEISKLARDAHIIDIYEGVREVQNMIIGREIV
- a CDS encoding ketoacyl-ACP synthase III, whose translation is MLYLHGLGHFYPDNIITNPFLEELDIGTSEEWILERVGIRTRRTVLPLDYIRTTKNRDPREALDAGLYNNTSTGTAAARMALDRAGLKPEDIGLVISGSSAPDSLSPAEATTIAAALGIEAPCFDLNSACTSFGMQIHFLSQMKPEALPPFTLVVNPENLTRSIDYSDRNTAVLFGDGSSAAVVSATVPSRAAFMACSCESKPSSCDKVSIPRMGYFQQDGNAVQGFAIRKTTEAIRILQDNFSVNGNRFIFVGHQANLGMLKTVCERTGILEQNHWHTVADFGNTGCSGAPAVLSQNWDELNPGDHVAIAIVGAGFTWVRMMLKVEEAS